The sequence below is a genomic window from Polyangiaceae bacterium.
GTCCGTGAGCCGGTTGAACTATTTGCGCGGCGTCGGTGATTCGTCCGGCGCGGGCTTGGCTCGCTGCTTTGGCACCGTAGACGTCGGCGTGCCCTGTCGCGTCTCCGACCTCGAAGCTGGTGGGGCAGTTGGTCGTGCCGCCGGTCCCTCCGCTGCCCGCAGTTCCGCCAGCGCCCCCGCTAGCCAGGGGCTGCTTAGTCTCCTCCGTGTCACTGCAAGCGGCAGCCGCGACAACGCTCAGTGACGTGAGAACCCAAGTCGCCAACCCCAAGCGATGTAAACGCATGGTGTCAATTGTGTCACGAAATGGCCGCTTTGTGACGAATGCGTGTCGGTGGCGGGCGGCTTTGGCGCTTAAGGCTCACCGCACCCCGCAAAAAGAAAGACAGCGCAGAGCTCAGTGCCCAAACGTGCGTCGAATGACCGCGATCACTTCGTCCTGCTCGGCGTCAGTCATCGCCGAGCCGCTGGGAAGGCAGAGCCCTGTCTCGAAGAGAGCACGGCTTACGGAGCCCCCAACGGCGCGGCAGGTAGCGAAGATGGGTTGAAGGTGCATCGGCTTCCAGAGTGGGCGGGCTTCGATCTCCACGCCTTCCAGGGCTAGCCGAGCTCGCTCGCGTTCCTCGGGGGTTGCGAACGTGAGGCAGCTCAGCCAACGCGTGGAGTCCCAGCCGTCGGGCTCTGGCATGAAGCCAACGCCTGGCAGGTCCTTCAATCCGTCCACGTAGCGCTGAAAGATGCTGCGTCGCTTCGCGACGCGTTGCCCAAGCTGCCGCAGCTGACCCCGCCCAACGGCCGCAAGCAGGTTGGAGAGCCGGTAGTTGTAGCCGATATGGGAGTGCTCGTAGTGGGGCGCGGGATCCCTGGCTTGGGTCGCCAGGAAGCGGGCCTTTTGAATCCGCGCGGCATCGCCTCCACAGAGCGCTCCACCTCCGCTGGTCGTGATGATCTTGTTGCCGTTGAACGAGAAGGCGCTCAGGTCGCCAAAGCTCCCGGCGGGCCGCCCGTGATACGTCGCCCCCAGCGCTTCCGCGG
It includes:
- a CDS encoding aminotransferase class I/II-fold pyridoxal phosphate-dependent enzyme; this translates as MPRLYLSPPHMGPDERQLLLDAFDSNWIAPLGPHVDAFEHELAQQTGTAHVAALSSGTAALHLGLMLLGVEAGDSVLVSSFTFAATANAVSYIGAEPVFIDSDRTTWNIDPDLVAEELERCAERGKLPKAVLAVDLYGQCADYERLQVACKRFEVPILEDAAEALGATYHGRPAGSFGDLSAFSFNGNKIITTSGGGALCGGDAARIQKARFLATQARDPAPHYEHSHIGYNYRLSNLLAAVGRGQLRQLGQRVAKRRSIFQRYVDGLKDLPGVGFMPEPDGWDSTRWLSCLTFATPEERERARLALEGVEIEARPLWKPMHLQPIFATCRAVGGSVSRALFETGLCLPSGSAMTDAEQDEVIAVIRRTFGH